Proteins from a genomic interval of Medicago truncatula cultivar Jemalong A17 chromosome 3, MtrunA17r5.0-ANR, whole genome shotgun sequence:
- the LOC11440435 gene encoding centromere-associated protein E produces the protein MDSIVYKKSDNIDDDRMYPIYFGVSCAFLALQVLRKPEVEVEKNLTEIVETMLQGSTQLLGLIVWKVQKEVINGGEQKLKSAEMEIENLKKIRHEDAKANEKVVGIFAAQEQSWFSERRKLRQQIGALLNELRVFEKKRDLAISDLNQKLKEMEGLVEEKDKKIEEEEKKRKELEEKAKKAEKDAEELRESSKREGQEHSSDLRKHKTAFIELVSNQRHLEAELGRAVKHLDAAKEELIAVMENKEESDLMVQKLTLEIAKFHKDLEQKDKILSAMLRKSKLDTAEKQMLLKEVKLSKARRKHAEHETEKWREASEGKHDRHSFKNMLMNLSSRKDVFPSSRGMQHSSSTGSSHISNEQEQFSPISDHYLPQRNEDLSIPANAKRLEDWVRAETERYATLIEQRHHIELDAFAEQMRIKDEKLEAFRWQLLRTELETKQLQSHLEGLVKDVTQLRHDKMKLESLLLEREDAINSLKDQFASKLRPSNCFRNNSNLSPQSSEITQDPVWSRVKIVKRKPGEKQLEMMETLTEEVCEKEVQPLNHDQFDDANSQVQSPENKIEEEKHVCREDNPTPVQYQSPNHIEIDTAEKIGSTSKPFNDAKQFQWKMDLHALGVSYKIKRLKQQLILIERLTGMQNNDEHAEINEDSKVGMKAYLSLITLLNKQIGRYQSLQEKTDDLCKRMQENVLYANRGELNNARKKEKTSTLEHFLEETFQLQRYIVATGQKLFEIQSKIVSGFVGVAEEMEKSAGIDMKRFSDSIRNLFHEVQRGLEVRTARIIGDLEGTLAREGMICLRR, from the exons aTGGATAGCATTGTGTATAAAAAGAGTGataatattgatgatgataGAATGTATCCAATATATTTTGGTGTTTCTTGTGCATTCTTAGCACTTCAAGTTCTTAGAAAAccagaagttgaagttgagaAAAATTTGACTGAAATTGTTGAAACTATGCTTCAAGGAAGTACACAGCTTTTGGGGTTGATTGTGTGGAAAGTTCAGAAGGAAGTGATAAATGGGGGAGAGCAAAAGCTGAAAAGTGCTGAGATGGAAATTGAgaatttgaaaaagataagacaTGAAGATGCAAAAGCAAATGAGAAAGTTGTTGGGATTTTTGCTGCACAAGAACAAAGCTGGTTTAGCGAAAGAAGGAAACTTCGACAACAGATTGGTGCTCTATTGAATGAGTTAAGAGTATTTGAGAAAAAAAGGGATTTAGCTATATCTGACTTGAATCAGAAATTGAAGGAAATGGAGGGTTTGGTGGAGGAAAAAGATAAGAAGATTGAAGAAGAGGAGAAAAAGAGAAAGGAGCTAGAAGAAAAGGCGAAAAAAGCTGAAAAAGATGCAGAAGAATTGAGAGAATCTTCTAAACGTGAAGGTCAAGAACATTCTTCTGATCTCAGGAAACACAAAACTGCTTTCATTGAGTTGGTTTCAAATCAAAGACACCTTGAAGCTGAACTCGGTCGCGCTGTTAAGCATTTGGATGCTGCAAAAGAGGAACTTATTGCTGTCATGGAGAACAAAGAGGAGTCTGATTTGATGGTTCAGAAATTAACTTTGGAGATTGCAAAATTTCACAAGGATTTGGAACAAAAAGATAAGATTTTGTCAGCAATGTTGAGAAAATCTAAACTTGATACTGCAGAAAAGCAAATGCTGTTGAAAGAGGTTAAGTTATCAAAGGCTAGAAGGAAGCATGCTGAGCATGAAACAGAAAAGTGGAGAGAAGCTTCAGAAGGAAAACATGACAGACATTCCTTTAAAAACATGTTGATGAACTTGAGTTCTAGGAAGGATGTTTTCCCTAGTTCAAGAGGCATGCAGCATAGTTCTTCAACCGGCTCCTCACATATTTCAAATGAACAAGAACAATTTTCGCCTATTTCTGATCACTACTTGCCACAAAGAAATGAAGACTTAT CCATTCCTGCTAACGCTAAACGTTTGGAAGATTGGGTGAGAGCCGAGACAGAAAGGTATGCAACTCTGATTGAACAAAGGCATCACATAGAGTTAGATGCTTTTGCAGAACAAATGAGGATCAAAGATGAGAAGTTAGAGGCATTTAGGTGGCAATTGTTGAGAACAGAATTAGAAACAAAGCAGCTTCAGTCACACTTGGAGGGCTTGGTGAAGGATGTGACACAGCTGAGACATGACAAGATGAAATTGGAAAGCTTATTGTTGGAGAGAGAGGATGCAATTAATTCTCTGAAAGACCAATTTGCTTCAAAATTGAGGCCTTCAAACTGCTTTAGAAACAACTCTAATTTGTCCCCACAATCTTCAGAAATCACTCAAGATCCTGTATGGTCTAGAGTCAAGATTGTGAAGAGAAAACCAGGTGAAAAACAGTTAGAAATGATGGAAACTTTGACTGAAGAAGTTTGTGAAAAGGAGGTGCAGCCCTTGAATCATGATCAATTTGACGATGCGAATTCACAAGTTCAATCTCCAGAAAAtaagattgaagaagaaaagcatGTTTGTCGGGAGGACAATCCCACTCCTGTGCAGTATCAAAGTCCAAATCACATAGAAATTGATACTGCTGAAAAGATAGGTTCCACTAGCAAGCCCTTTAATGATGCAAAACAATTCCAATGGAAGATGGATCTTCATGCTCTTGGAGTATCTTACAAAATCAAGAGGCTTAAACAACAACTAATTCTTATTGAAAGGTTGACCGGAATGCAAAACAATGATGAACATGCAGAAATTAATGAAGATAGCAAAGTCGGTATGAAGGCTTATCTGTCCTTGATTACTTTGCTGAATAAACAAATCGGAAGATATCAATCCCTCCAAGAAAAGACCGATGATCTTTGCAAACGAATG CAAGAGAATGTCCTCTATGCAAATCGCGGAGAATTGAATAATGCaagaaaaaaggagaaaacaTCAACACTAGAGCATTTTTTGGAGGAGACATTTCAATTACAAAGATACATTGTTGCAACAGgacaaaaattgtttgaaattcaatcaaagattgTTTCTGGATTTGTTGGAGTGGCAGAAGAGATGGAGAAAAGTGCTGGAATTGACATGAAACGGTTTTCTGACAGTATAAGGAATCTGTTCCATGAAGTTCAAAGAGGTTTAGAAGTTCGGACAGCCAGAATTATAGGTGACCTTGAGGGAACATTGGCTCGTGAAGGAATGATATGCTTGAGAAGGTAG
- the LOC11444214 gene encoding uncharacterized protein At4g00950 has protein sequence MSSEIAMSPPQTMISIPFKWEEAPGKPRHYHTQSELVNTVRTTLELPPRLLFLDAKVDVPSPTTVLDGPYVGRAMSFTSSYRTSRENWNSNFGSSRWSGFRKINKEGDEGSFDFSGQNKVKSSRAAKGGSPISKGKSHLWASIYDSFKQVVPWRRRKETQRKWVSITDTI, from the exons ATGTCATCGGAGATTGCCATGTCACCACCTCAAACCATGATTTCAATTCCTTTCAAGTGGGAGGAAGCACCAGGGAAGCCTAGGCATTACCACACCCAATCAGAGCTCGTCAATACAGTTAGAACAACCTTGGAACTGCCTCCTAGGTTGCTGTTTTTGGATGCTAAGGTTGATGTTCCTTCACCTACAACTGTGTTAGATGGGCCTTACGTGGGCCGGGCCATGTCCTTCACTTCTTCCTATAGAACTTCAAGGGAAAACTGGAATTCCAATTTTGGGTCTAGCAGGTGGAGTGGTTTCAGGAAGATTAACAAGGAGGGAGACGAGGGTAGTTTTGACTTTTCGGGGCAGAATAAGGTGAAGAGCTCACGGGCTGCTAAAGGAGGAAGTCCCATTTCAAAGGGAAAATCACATTTGTGG GCAAGCATTTATGACAGCTTCAAGCAAGTGGTCCCTTGGAGACGCAGGAAAGAAACACAGAGAAAATGGGTTTCCATAACCGACACCATTTAA